The Hippopotamus amphibius kiboko isolate mHipAmp2 chromosome 13, mHipAmp2.hap2, whole genome shotgun sequence sequence caaGTACAAAGCACATTATTTAATCATCCATgacagagattttaaaattatttatttattttttaatgatggcatcATTATAGATGAAACAACTGAGATTCCAAAACTTGAAGTGACTCATTCAAGGTCACAGCTCCGGAAAGCCCCTTCACATGGCTCTGATAATCTCTGAGTGAACCTCTGTCATTCTAATTCTACTCCATCTGTTTCCTTGTTCCTACACTAGACAGTGAGCTCTttcagggcagggaccatgtcttccTCATCTTTGTGTCCCTACTGCCTAGCAAAGGACATGCCAAACAAGGTGCCGCTGATATTTATTAGCTGGGtggttgaaggaatgaatgacttGATTCTCAAGTCAAAGAGCAAGATTTAAAGTGGGAGtttgagggaggaaagagaaagaaacggCCTTCGTTAGAACGCTTTCAGGGACGTGAGACAGAAAACTAATTCAAACCATTGTAAAGAAAAGAGGCGGATTTAAGAAAACCATGGAAAGACAGGCATAACTTTTGCCAAAGTATTAAGAACCTTTCCGTCTCTCTGAGGACATGTTGGCCTATTCTCCTGGGCTTTGCCATGGGACAGTGAACATTACCATCTACAACCTAAATGTAGCATCCTCACAGATTATGATCTAAGGAATGAAGAGCTAAGACTTGAACCCAGAGGGTCTGATGCCAGTAACGAAatgttatggaaataaaaaggaaacctgGGCGGTTGAGAAGAATTTAATCCATTCTACAGAATGATCTATATGgcatggtaattttttttacaatatttatttatttatttatttggctgtcccgagtcttagttgcagcacgcgggatcgccagtctttgttgcggcatgtagaatcttcagttgcagcataTGAGATCTTTTAGTTGTAGCCTGTGGAATCTTTTTCAGTTGCGGCATgctaactcttagttgtggcacgtgcgctctagtttcctgaccagggatcgaacccgggcaccctgcattgggagcgacgagtcttagccactggacaaccagggaagtccctatggcgTGGTAAATAAGAATGTGGGCTCTACCTAGGGATCAATACCAGCTGGTCCACTTGGTAGAggtgtgactttggggaagtcATTTATCTTCTGTGTCCTTGTCTATAAAAGGGGCACACCTCattgtcctcatttgtaaaacagtaCCTATCTGTatcagtttgctagggctgccattaTAAAATACTACAAgctgggtggcttcaacaacagaaatttattttctcacagttctggaggctagaggttCAAGACGAAAGTGTCAGcaagtttggtttctcctgaggcctctcagAAGATGGCTGCTTTCTTGCTATGTCCCCCATGGTTATCATCTAGTctctgtcctaatctcctcttccgATAAGGGTACCAGGATACCAGGGATAAGACCCACCCATATCCCCTCACTTTACCttcatcacctctttaaaggccctatctccaaacaggcacattctgaggtactggaagTTAGGACTTGAACTATggatttgggggcaggggagagggatacaattcagcccataacactacctcacagggttactgtgaagattaagGAGACAATATATCTAAAGCAAAGATCAGGGGACCTAGAATGTTGTAAGAGCTGAATAACTGTTCAATGTAACTGAACACTTACTTTAGGCACAAGGGTATCTGGCAAGTCATAACTCTTTCTCTGCTAGGATATTGGCTGGAAGTGCCCTGGGGGCTTCTGTCATCCAGGTGCTCAGTCCAGGATCATCTTTGCCTCATGGTGTATAGTCCCCAACTTGAGCCTACAACTGTTCCGTTCTGTCTTCCTGTGGAGAGTTCTCAGACTTCTTTTCTGTAACTACTCCAAGGTTAGTCTAGAAAATGAGACGACATACTGTCCCAGCAACTTATAGCTCTGTGAGTGCCTTTCCAATAGTACTGTTACTTCTACTCCCTGAGCAAGACACGTATTAACATTTAATGACAATAACACATTTATAAAGCCATTTTCAGTTTATAAAGCTCTTTTCCACGCATCCTCTCTCCTAATCTGCATAACATCTGTAGGACGgagttgtttttctctattttctaaatgaagaaaacaaggcTGTGAGGAGTGGCATGATCATCCTGGGTCACACAGTGGCAGAGACTCACCTCAAATTCTTGTCTTTTGGTTCCAATATGTCAGGAGTAGCTCACtctttcaggcatttttctaCAATATAAATAGTCCAGTATACCACCCCTTCTTGGGGAAGATGTAGGTAAATTATTTGGGACTATTTCGATTGGAAGTGACAAAAATCCAAATCAAACTGCCTTCAGCAAAAACTGAATTCATTGGTTTACCTAACAGAACAATCCAGAAGCAGGTCTTCAGGCATGGACGGATCCAGGTGCTCAAACTATGTTACCAGAACTGTCTCTCCATTTCTTAGCTTCTCTCtctgttcattttattcttaGACAATCTCTCCGCTTGGGGTATCAAAAGCTGCCCCTCTGTGGTTGAAGCTGAAGCCCCAGCTCAACAAACTCAGTAGAAGGGGAATAATCTCTTCCTTGGAAACTGCAACAAATGACGTGGATATCATTCTCAACTATCTGGATTGGCTTATGGGCCCACCCCAAGCCAATCATTGTGTCTAGAACAATGGAGTACGCTCATTGTCCAGGCCTGATCATTTGCCCCGCTCCAGAGAAGAGTAGGGCCAGTCTCACTAAATCCAGGGCCTGAGTGAGGGGGAAAGAAGTTTCTTTAAAGACAAAGTACTGATGTCAGAAGTGGTGTGGGTGGCAGGCAGCTCTCTCCAGGGTGTCATTGCTCTGCAGAGCTAGAATAGACCGACCAGTGAAGAGCTGGGTGCCCATCTTAGGAAGAACTCTGAGTTCTTGCCTGGAGAGAGAGTAGTAAGTGgacttctgtgatttttttttctggagcgCCTAGCTTGGCTCAgcaggatagaaaaaaaaaatcaataattcacggcagaataaggagaaaagatggAGCTTCTGGCTCCAGTAACTTATATTCAGAACAGTACCCACATCAGGAGCACCCACGGAAGGAGACTTTGAGGTGCCCTTTGAGGTTGagctccctcccccttcctcccagcaCCTTCTGTCTCCCCATAAAGCtgtgagctccaggagggcagagacCACATCTGTTTTACCCACCAACTTCTCCCAGGGCCTAGCATAGTGCTGTGCTAGCACAATGCAGGAGCCTATCACATATTTATTGCGTGgatgaaaaaattaatcaatcagGTTGATCAGTTCAGTTGGCAGGATGGACTCACCTCTGTGTACAAACCAATCCCTCTGGCCTCTGTTCTCCACCTATCAAGTGGGAGAAGGTGTAGAATGAGACTCTCTTCACAGCCCCTAGCAGCTTGTGCTTCTGGGATCTTAGGGTTCTCAGGAGACAACCTGGATGCCTCTTCAAGGAACCAACAGAAGGGGAAACCAAACTGATTGAGCAAACTGTCTCCAGTGAGATGACTTCACATGGGTCTGTGGTTCCCAAATTGTGGGGGaccacacataattttttttttttaatttgggaagGAAATAAGATGGTCTATTTCTTATTATGCCAAATAaggacacagaaaaagaaaaaaaccccaacaactgCCATTAACTATCAtcaccatttctttaaaaaatggatttttttacaTCAAGAAGGCAGGAAGTACAGcatctcagaaaaacaaaaactaaaaaccaaaaaaaaaaaacaacagtcccTCTCCCCCTGGAAAATAGACAGGTGGCAACCTCAAATgatgataattattatttttttgtagatAGATCTAAATTTCATCAGACTGATCCCTGTGTATGGTCCAGCATTTGGAACCTACTAACAGAGATTATTTCACCACTCTTCAACACCTGTGAAGTGGAGCTTACtctgcccactttacagatggggaaacagaggttcagagagcAAGTGCTAGGTCACCGAGATAATAAGCAGTAGTCAGAGTTTTCTGGATGCCAACTCAGATCATCTTGGCAGATCCTAAGCCAAAAGGTATTTCACTGCAGGGAAGAAATAGCCTGCACTGGCTCCCTTGGAGTCCCCCCCTCGTGTTCTTAGGCCTAACCGCGAGCCTGGACTTGGAGGCTTTGTTCTTTAACACACCCTCATGATGTGTCCACTTCAGGCCAGGCACTGGGAGAGTGTCGGGAGAGAATCCAACACGTTCCCAGCCTCCTTGTCTGCTGTTCGCCATACTCACCCTGGGTCCTGTTCTTCAGGCCCAGTTCCACACACTGGCGGCCAACGAACCGCGGGCATGGGCTGCTGACAGTTTAGGGGGTTCCCTCTCCCAGAGGTGTTGGCAGTTTCCTAGGAGACTCTGGGAACCTTCAACGCCTCCAAGACCCAAAGGACTTGGAAACGTAAAGGTACAACTCGAGGCACTGCGGTACGCTGTACCTGAGGTCACTCGGGAGCAAGGGCTTTGCGTGGACCCACGACCCCACAGCTCAGGCTGCAAGAGGGGAGGGCCCCCCGGCTTAGAAGTCTTTCCAGCGGAGGGGGCGTACTGCTCCAGCTGGGGCACCCCCCCGGGGCCGGGCCTACCCCGCTCCCCCTTCCGCGTTCCGCTCCGCCCCGCACGCCGGCGGCAGGCGCGCGCCTCCGTCGGGCCGCGCCGCTGCACGGGAGCGCGCGCCTCGGCGCGGGAGCGCGCCCCGGGGGAGCACCCGAGCAAGATGGAGGCCGCGCCGAGGCCGCCGCCTGGGCCCGGGAAGCCGCCGCGGGCAGCGCCGAGCCGCGGTGCCTAGGCCGTGCCAGTCCCGGACCCGCTGCTCCGGACCGGGCCCAGGTTGGTCTccccgcaccccctccccgcGGCGCGTCCGGCCTGGGCGCGCGCGTCCGGCCTGGGCGCGGGGCAgccgtcccccccaccccccaccgccggCCCTGCCCGGGCCCGGCCGCTCCCCCGCGCCCCGGGGACAGCCCCTGCCCGCTGCCCGCTGCCCGCCCCTCGCGGCCTGGGCTGCCCGCCGGCCCCGGCCCCTCGTCCCCTTGGCCTGGAAAACCTCTCTCCCTAGCTCTGGCCCGCCGAACCTAGGCTGCCCCCAGCCTACATCCAGCCCTGTCTTGCGAGGGACCCTCCCAAGCCCCCGCCCCGTGTTCAAACCCTGCAGTCCCAGCCCCCGATGTCCCTCTAGCCTCATCCTGGTCCCTCCACttcgccctccctatcccagcccccaTATCACCTTCCCAGTCCCCTAGTACTAGACCCTTACAGCCCCTTCTTACCCCCTCACAGAAGCGCCTACCCCCCTCTCCACAGCCCCTTCTTAGACACCCAATACCAGACCTCCTTTTACCCTTAATACCAGCCCCCAAATTCGCTTACGAGCGCCCTGGCCAACCCTTCTGCTAATTCTCCAGTGTCGGTCTCTAGCCTCCATTCCATCTCCCCACGGTCCCTTCTTAATCCACCAATACCAGCCGCCAAACCTCCTCCCCAACTCCACCATAACCACTTTCtagcgccccccacccccagctcccataTTCTCATTCcagccccctcaccccagccccccaactttcacatggccttttcttagGTCCCCGAATTGGAGATCTTTGCCAGCCTCCCCCTACCCCGACACCTTCCCCAGGACTCCCCGGACCCCCTTCCTAGCTCCTCCATACCAACCCCCAGGCCCCCTCAGCTCCGCCTCAGGCCCCGCCCTCGCGGATTCCTGGGCTCAGGGCCGCTTCTCGCGTGCGTCCCCAGCTCCCGCCCGGCAGCCCGGCGGTCGGTCCCGGGCCGGCGGCCCCCGCCAACCgcgccgccggccccgcccccgggcacCATGCTGCCCTCGCAGGAGGCCTCCAAGCTCTACCACGAGCACTACATGCGGAACTCGCGGGCCATCGGCGTGCTATGGGCCATCTTCACCATCTGCTTCGCCATCATCAACGTGGTGGTCTTCATCCAGCCCTACTGGGTGGGCGACAGCGTGAGCACCCCCAAGCCTGGCTACTTCGGCCTCTTCCACTACTGTGTGGGCAGCGGGCTGGCGGGTCGCGAGCTCACCTGCCGCGGCTCGTTCACCGACTTCAGCACCATCCCGTCCGGAGCCTTCAAGGCGGCCGCCTTCTTCGTGCTGCTCTCCATGGTGCTGATCCTTGGCTGCATCACCTGCTTTGCGCTTTTCTTCTTCTGCAACACGGCCACGGTCTACAAGATCTGCGCCTGGATGCAGCTCTTGGCAGgtaggggag is a genomic window containing:
- the LHFPL4 gene encoding LHFPL tetraspan subfamily member 4 protein, translated to MLPSQEASKLYHEHYMRNSRAIGVLWAIFTICFAIINVVVFIQPYWVGDSVSTPKPGYFGLFHYCVGSGLAGRELTCRGSFTDFSTIPSGAFKAAAFFVLLSMVLILGCITCFALFFFCNTATVYKICAWMQLLAALCLVLGCMIFPDGWDAETIRDMCGAKTGKYSLGDCSVRWAYILAIIGILNALILSFLAFVLGNRQTDLLQEELKQENKDFVGSTVSSVLRPGGDVSGWGVLPCPVAHSQGP